DNA sequence from the Chlamydiota bacterium genome:
CGCCGTCCTGGGAAGGCCGAACGTCGGAAAGTCCTCGTGGGTCAATGCCGTTCTCCGCGAGGAGCGGATGATCGTGGACGGGGTGCCGGGGACGACCCGCGATGCGGTCGACACGCGGGCGTCATGGCGGGGGAAGGTGCTCACCCTGATCGACACCGCGGGGATCCGCAGGGAAGGAAAACTCAGGGAGGCGGCGGAGTACTACAGTCTCACGCGGACCCGCGCGAGCCTGAAACGGTGCGACGCCGCCCTGATGCTGCTCGACGCCCTCGAGGGCGTCACGGTGCAGGACGAGAAGCTCGCCCGCTCCATCCTCGACGAGGGGCGGGGGTGCGTCCTCGGCGTCAATAAGTGGGATCTTGTCCGCGGCGGGGACACCCGGCGTTATCGCGAGACGCTCTGGGGCAGGATGCGGTTCTTCAACCACGTCCCCGTGGTCTTCCTCTCCGCGAAACTCGGGCGGGGGATAGGGCGCTCCCTCGACGCCCTCTTCCTTGTGCGGGAGCAGACCGAGCGGCGGGTGGGGACGCCGGTCCTCAACAGGATCCTGCACCAGGCGTGGGAACGCACCCCCCCCGCCTCGCTGAAGGGGAAGCGGTGTCGGCTCTACTACGCCGCGCAGACCGGCGTGAGACCGCCCGCGTTTTCCCTCTTCGTCAACAACCGCGATCTCCTGGCCGACCAGTATGCCCAGTACCTCTCCAGCACCCTCCGCCGCGCCTTCGGATTCGAAGGCGCGCCCCTGCGCCTGAAATTCAAGAATCGCCGTTAGCGCCGCGCCGGGGCGATGGCGAACCTTGCGACCAGGCGGAAGATAACGCAACAACGCGGTCCGCAGC
Encoded proteins:
- the der gene encoding ribosome biogenesis GTPase Der, with product MRTVALAGRPNVGKSALFNRLAGKRIAIVDSTYGMTRDRICATAEWGGRRFTVVDTGGIDFDSSDTLRGMARRQAQLAIEQADTVLFVADAIEGLVPLDREIAALLRAAGKRVIVAVNKADNEASAAAAGEFHRLGFPDVFPVSATHGRGMDALLDALVETLVEDEEEEVRETLRVAVLGRPNVGKSSWVNAVLREERMIVDGVPGTTRDAVDTRASWRGKVLTLIDTAGIRREGKLREAAEYYSLTRTRASLKRCDAALMLLDALEGVTVQDEKLARSILDEGRGCVLGVNKWDLVRGGDTRRYRETLWGRMRFFNHVPVVFLSAKLGRGIGRSLDALFLVREQTERRVGTPVLNRILHQAWERTPPASLKGKRCRLYYAAQTGVRPPAFSLFVNNRDLLADQYAQYLSSTLRRAFGFEGAPLRLKFKNRR